In Pseudomonas sp. P5_109, the genomic window GCCAGTACTTGGCGCAGTCGCCGTTGCACATCGACTTGCCGCCCGCGTCCTTGTCGAAGGTGTACAGGGTCATCCCTTTGTGGTCGGTCATCATGCCGTCTTTCATCATGCCCGGTTCGGCGGCGAAGGCCATCGAAGGCAATGCCAGGGCAGCGGCCAACAGCAGAGCCTTGAAGGATTGCGAGTGTAGAGTCATTTGAAACCTTCCTTTTGTGGTTGTCAGGATTCGGACTTAGAGCTTAGCCCAGGATCCAGTCAATCGCCGGCCGACTAAAATACTGTCACACGACTGCAATAATTCCGTTATCTAATGCGGCGCAAGACAGTTAAATGACAAGAGGATTAAAGGCATGGTTGGCAGGAGCATTCTGATCGTCGACGACGAAGCGCCTATTCGCGAAATGATCGCCGTAGCATTGGAAATGGCCGGCTATGACTGCCTGGAGGCTGAAAACTCCCAGCAGGCCCATGCCATTATCGTCGACCGCAAACCGGACCTGATCCTGCTCGACTGGATGCTGCCCGGCACGTCCGGCATCGAACTGGCCCGTCGTCTCAAGCGCGATGAACTGACCGGGGACATCCCGATCATCATGCTCACCGCCAAAGGTGAAGAGGACAACAAGATCCAGGGCCTGGAAGTCGGCGCCGACGACTACATCACCAAACCGTTTTCCCCACGTGAGCTGGTAGCGCGCCTGAAAGCCGTGCTGCGCCGCGCCGGTCCGACCGATGGCGAAGCGCCAATCGAAGTCGGCGGCCTGTTGCTGGACCCGATCAGCCACCGCGTGACCATCGACGGCCGACCTGCCGAGATGGGCCCGACCGAATACCGCTTGCTGCAATTCTTCATGACCCACCAGGAACGCGCCTACACCCGTGGGCAGTTGCTGGATCAG contains:
- the phoB gene encoding phosphate regulon transcriptional regulator PhoB, whose amino-acid sequence is MVGRSILIVDDEAPIREMIAVALEMAGYDCLEAENSQQAHAIIVDRKPDLILLDWMLPGTSGIELARRLKRDELTGDIPIIMLTAKGEEDNKIQGLEVGADDYITKPFSPRELVARLKAVLRRAGPTDGEAPIEVGGLLLDPISHRVTIDGRPAEMGPTEYRLLQFFMTHQERAYTRGQLLDQVWGGNVYVEERTVDVHIRRLRKALGDAYENLVQTVRGTGYRFSTKA